A single genomic interval of Suncus etruscus isolate mSunEtr1 chromosome 12, mSunEtr1.pri.cur, whole genome shotgun sequence harbors:
- the PNPT1 gene encoding polyribonucleotide nucleotidyltransferase 1, mitochondrial, with protein sequence MAACRRCSSCLRLRPLSESPLRFPGRDRALTHRQVRALWGGTGSRAVAVELGSRKLELSTGKLARFADGSAVVQSGDTAVMVTAVSKTKPSPSQFMPLVVDYRQKAAAAGRIPTNYLRREMGSSDKEILTSRVIDRSIRPLFPAGYFYDTQVLCNLLAVDGINEPDVLAINGASVALSLSDIPWNGPVGAVRMGMIDGEFVVNPTRKEMSSSTLNLVVAGAPKSHIVMLEASAENILQQDLCHAIKVGVKYTQQIIQGIQQLVKEIGVTKRTPQKLFTPSPEIVKQAHKLAMEKLYAVFTDYEHDKISRDEAVNKIRLDTEEQLKEKFPEADPYDIIESFNTVAKEVFRNIILNEYKRCDGRDLTSLRNINCEVDMFKILHGSALFQRGQTQVLCTVTFDSLESSIKSDRIITAINGIKDKNFMLHYEFPPYATNEIGKVTGINRRELGHGALAEKALYPVIPKDFPFTIRVTSEVLESNGSSSMASACGGSLALMDAGVPISSAVAGVAIGLVTKTNSDKGEIEDYRLLTDILGIEDYNGDMDFKIAGTNKGITALQADIKLPGIPLKIVMESIQQASVAKREILQIMNKTISKPRASRKENGPVVETVQVPLSKRGKFVGPGGYNLKKLQAETGVTVSQVDEETFSVFAPTPSAMHEAKDFITEICKDDQEQQLEFGAVYTATITEIRDTGVMVKLYPNMTAVLLHNTQLDQRKIKHPTALGLEVGQEIQVKYFGRDPADGRMRLSRKVLQSPATTVVKTLNDRSSIVMGESISQSSSNSSS encoded by the exons aaaattaGAATTATCCACTGGGAAATTGGCCAGATTTGCAGATGGTTCTGCCGTAGTACAG TCAGGTGACACTGCAGTAATGGTCACAGCAGTCAGTAAAACAAAACCATCACCTTCCCAGTTCATGCCTTTGGTG GTTGACTATAGACAGAAAGCTGCTGCAGCAGGTAGAATTCCCACAAACTATCTTAGAAGAGAGATGGGTTCTTCTGATAAGGAAATTCTTACAAGCCGAGTAATAG ATCGTTCGATCAGACCTCTCTTTCCAGCTGGCTACTTTTATGATACACAG GTCCTTTGTAATTTGTTAGCAGTAGATGGTATTAATGAACCTGATGTCCTAGCAATTAATGGtg CTTCTGTGGCCCTTTCATTATCAGATATTCCTTGGAATGGACCTGTGG GGGCAGTCCGAATGGGAATGATTGATGGAGAATTTGTTGTTAATCCAACACGAAAAGAAATGTCTTCCAGTACTTTAAATTTAGTGGTTGCTGGTGCTCCTAAAAGTCATATTG ttATGTTGGAAGCCTCTGCAGAGAACATTTTACAGCAGGATCTTTGCCATGCTATCAAAGTAGGAGTGAAATACACCCAACAAATAATTCAGGGTATTCAGCAGTTGGTAAAGGAAATTGGGGTTACCAAGAGGACACCTCAGAAGTTATTTACTCCATCACCCGAGATTGTGAAGCAGGCTCATAA acTTGCCATGGAAAAACTTTATGCAGTTTTCACAGATTATGAGCATGACAAG ATTTCTAGAGATGAAGCAGTTAACAAGATAAGACTAGATACAGAGGAACAACTGAAAg AAAAATTTCCAGAAGCTGATCCATATGATATAATAGAATCCTTTAATACTGTTGCAAAAGAAGTTTTTAGAAATATCATTTTGAATGAATACAAaag GTGTGATGGTCGAGATTTGACTTCTCTTAGGAATATAAATTGTGAAGTAGATATGTTTAAAATTCTTCATGGATCTGCCTTATTTCAAAGAGGACAAACACAG gtaCTTTGCACTGTTACATTTGATTCATTGGAATCTAGCATTAAGTCAGACCGAATTATAACAGCTATAAA tgggataaaagataaaaattttatgctGCACTATGAG tTTCCTCCTTATGCAACTAATGAAATTGGCAAAGTAACTGGTATAAATAGAAGAGAACTTGGGCATG GTGCTCTTGCTGAGAAAGCATTATATCCTGTTATTCCCAAAGATTTTCCTTTCACCATCCGAGTTACATCTGAAGTCCTAGAATCAAATG GGTCATCTTCTATGGCATCTGCATGCGGTGGAAGTTTAGCATTGATGGATGCAG GTGTTCCAATTTCATCCGCGGTTGCTGGTGTCGCAATAGGACTAGTCACCAAAACCAATTCGGATAAGGGTGAAATAGAAGATTACCGCTTGCTGACAGATATTCTG GGAATTGAAGATTACAACGGTGACATGGATTTCAAGATAGCTGGCACTAATAAAGGAATAACTGCATTACAG GCTGATATTAAATTGCCTGGAATACCATTAAAAATTGTAATGGAGTCTATTCAGCAAGCCTCGG TAGCAAAAAGGGAGATACTACAGATTATGAACAAAACTATTTCAAAACCTCGAGCatctagaaaagaaaatggacCGGTTGTAG AAACTGTTCAAGTTCCATTATCAAAACGAGGGAAATTTGTTGGACCAGGgggatataatttaaaaaagcttCAGGCTGAAACGG GAGTAACAGTTAGTCAGGTGGATGAAGAAACATTTTCTGTATTTGCCCCAACACCCAGTGCTATGCACGAAGCAAAAGACTTCATTACTGAAATCTGCAAGGATGAT CAAGAACAGCAGTTAGAATTCGGAGCAGTGTATACCGCCACAATAACTGAAATTAG agACACTGGAGTAATGGTTAAACTGTATCCAAATATGACTGCAGTACTACTTCATAACACACAGCTTGATCAACGAAAg atAAAACATCCCACTGCTCTAGGATTAGAAGTTGGACAAGAAATTCAG GTGAAATATTTTGGACGTGATCCAGCTGATGGAAGAATGAGGCTTTCTCGTAAGGTCCTCCAGTCTCCAGCTACAACTGTTGTCAAAACTCTTAATGACAGAAGTAGCATTGTAATGGGAGAATCTATTTCACAGTCATCCTCTAATTCCTCTTCATGA